The following coding sequences lie in one Mycobacterium gordonae genomic window:
- a CDS encoding lipid-transfer protein: MPAKSRNKVFVVGVGMTKFEKPGRREGWDYPQMAKESGTNALQDAGVDYTEIEHGYVGYVAGDSTCGQRALYELGMTGIPIVNVNNNCSTGSTALYLGAQAIRGGLADCVLALGFEKMQPGALQGGANDRESPLGRHVKALAEIDEFAFPVAPWMFGAAGREHMKKYGTTAEHFAKIGYKNHKHSVNNPYAQFQDEYTLDDILAAKMISDPLTKLQCSPTSDGSAAVVLASEDYVARHDLAGQAVEIVGQSMTTDFASTFDGSARNVIGYDMNVQAAQQVYQQSGLGPDDFQVVELHDCFSANELLLYEALGLCGQGEAPKLIDDNQTTYGGRWVVNPSGGLISKGHPLGATGLAQCSELTWQLRGTADKRQVDNVNAALQHNIGLGGAAVVTAYQRAER, encoded by the coding sequence ATGCCTGCTAAGAGTCGCAACAAGGTCTTCGTCGTGGGAGTCGGGATGACGAAGTTCGAGAAGCCAGGCCGCCGCGAAGGCTGGGACTACCCGCAGATGGCCAAGGAGTCCGGCACCAACGCCCTGCAGGACGCCGGGGTCGACTACACCGAGATCGAGCACGGTTACGTCGGGTACGTGGCCGGCGACTCCACCTGCGGACAGCGCGCCCTCTACGAACTCGGCATGACTGGAATCCCGATCGTCAATGTCAACAACAACTGTTCGACGGGCTCCACCGCGCTGTACCTGGGCGCGCAGGCTATCCGGGGTGGGCTGGCCGACTGTGTGCTGGCGTTGGGTTTCGAGAAGATGCAGCCCGGCGCGCTGCAGGGGGGTGCCAACGACCGGGAGTCACCGCTGGGCCGGCACGTCAAGGCGCTGGCCGAGATCGACGAGTTCGCCTTCCCGGTGGCGCCGTGGATGTTCGGGGCGGCCGGCCGCGAGCACATGAAGAAGTACGGCACCACCGCGGAACATTTCGCCAAGATCGGCTACAAGAACCACAAGCATTCGGTGAACAACCCGTACGCCCAGTTCCAGGACGAGTACACCCTCGATGACATCCTGGCCGCGAAGATGATCTCCGACCCGCTCACCAAACTGCAGTGCTCGCCCACCTCCGACGGCTCGGCCGCGGTGGTGCTCGCCAGCGAGGACTACGTCGCCAGGCACGACCTGGCCGGGCAGGCGGTGGAGATCGTCGGGCAGTCCATGACCACCGACTTCGCCTCCACCTTCGACGGCAGCGCCCGCAACGTCATCGGCTACGACATGAATGTGCAAGCAGCCCAGCAGGTTTACCAGCAGTCCGGGCTAGGTCCCGACGATTTCCAGGTGGTCGAACTGCACGACTGTTTCTCCGCCAACGAGTTGCTGCTGTATGAGGCGCTGGGTCTGTGCGGGCAGGGCGAGGCGCCCAAGCTGATCGACGACAACCAGACCACCTACGGCGGACGCTGGGTGGTCAACCCGTCGGGCGGGCTGATCTCCAAGGGTCATCCGCTCGGCGCGACCGGGTTGGCGCAGTGCTCCGAACTCACCTGGCAACTGCGCGGGACCGCAGACAAACGGCAGGTGGACAACGTCAACGCCGCACTGCAACACAACATCGGTCTGGGCGGCGCCGCCGTCGTCACCGCCTACCAGCGCGCCGAGCGCTGA
- the truB gene encoding tRNA pseudouridine(55) synthase TruB — MTVAGLVVVDKPAGMTSHDVVGRCRRIFATRRVGHAGTLDPMATGVLVLGIERATKILGLLTATSKSYAATVRLGQATSTDDAEGEPLQSVAADHVTDQEIESALTALRGDISQVPSAVSAIKVGGRRAYQLAREGQAVELQARPVRIERFEVRATRRGEGLIDLDVEVDCSSGTYIRALARDLGDALGVGGHLTALRRTRVGHFDLSHAVTLEDLAEHPGLSLSLDEACLLMFARRDLTAEEADAAANGRALTAAGIDGVYAAGAADGRVIALLRDEGRRTKSVVVIRPATMQSSSD, encoded by the coding sequence ATGACCGTTGCCGGGCTCGTTGTCGTCGACAAACCCGCCGGGATGACCAGTCACGACGTCGTCGGGCGCTGTCGCCGGATCTTTGCCACCCGCCGGGTGGGCCATGCCGGAACGCTGGATCCAATGGCCACCGGCGTGCTGGTGCTGGGCATCGAGCGTGCCACGAAGATCCTCGGATTGTTGACCGCGACGTCGAAGTCCTACGCGGCCACCGTCCGGCTCGGCCAGGCTACGTCGACCGATGACGCGGAAGGTGAACCGCTGCAGTCGGTTGCGGCCGACCACGTCACCGATCAGGAGATCGAATCGGCGCTGACCGCGTTGCGCGGTGACATCAGCCAGGTGCCGTCGGCGGTGAGCGCGATCAAGGTCGGCGGCCGGCGCGCTTACCAACTGGCGCGCGAGGGCCAGGCCGTCGAACTGCAGGCCCGGCCGGTGCGGATCGAACGGTTCGAGGTGCGGGCGACGCGACGCGGTGAGGGCTTGATCGACCTCGACGTGGAGGTCGACTGCTCGTCGGGCACCTACATCCGTGCGCTGGCGCGCGATCTCGGCGATGCCCTGGGGGTCGGCGGCCATCTGACCGCGTTGCGCCGTACCCGGGTCGGCCACTTCGACCTGAGCCATGCGGTGACGCTTGAGGATCTGGCCGAGCACCCGGGCTTGTCGCTGAGCCTCGACGAGGCCTGCCTGTTGATGTTCGCGCGCCGCGACCTCACCGCGGAGGAGGCCGACGCCGCCGCCAACGGCCGGGCCCTGACCGCCGCCGGGATCGACGGCGTCTATGCGGCCGGCGCCGCCGACGGCCGGGTGATCGCGCTGTTGCGCGACGAGGGCCGCCGCACCAAATCGGTGGTTGTGATCCGCCCGGCGACGATGCAGTCCAGTTCGGACTGA
- the pptT gene encoding 4'-phosphopantetheinyl transferase PptT: MTPRTLVSSLLPGTLVDELGHAELYSDPPDLAPLPEEEPLIARSVAKRRNEFITVRHCARVALGEIGVSPVPILKGDKGEPCWPDGVVGSLTHCTGYRGAVVGRDGRVRSVGIDAEPHDVLPNGVLDAISLPAERAEIPAVLPSGLHWDRILFCAKEATYKAWFPLTKRWLGFEDAHITFTADGRFVSRILIDPSALSGPPLTSLTGRWSVERGLVLTAIVL; the protein is encoded by the coding sequence ATGACCCCACGCACGCTGGTGTCGTCGCTGCTGCCCGGCACCTTGGTCGACGAGCTGGGCCATGCCGAGCTGTACTCGGACCCGCCGGATCTCGCACCGCTGCCCGAGGAGGAGCCGCTGATCGCCAGGTCGGTGGCCAAGCGCCGCAACGAATTCATCACCGTGCGGCACTGCGCCCGCGTGGCGCTCGGCGAGATCGGCGTGTCTCCGGTGCCGATCCTCAAGGGCGACAAGGGCGAACCGTGCTGGCCTGACGGCGTCGTGGGCAGCCTCACCCATTGCACCGGCTACCGCGGCGCAGTGGTCGGACGCGACGGACGGGTCCGGTCCGTGGGTATCGACGCCGAGCCACACGATGTCCTGCCCAACGGCGTGCTGGATGCGATCAGCCTGCCGGCCGAGCGCGCCGAGATTCCCGCGGTGCTGCCGTCCGGGCTGCACTGGGACCGGATCCTGTTCTGTGCCAAGGAAGCCACGTACAAGGCGTGGTTCCCGCTGACCAAGCGCTGGCTGGGCTTCGAGGACGCGCACATCACGTTCACGGCCGACGGGCGATTCGTCTCCCGCATCCTGATCGATCCGTCCGCTCTGTCGGGTCCGCCGTTGACGTCGCTGACCGGGCGCTGGTCGGTGGAGCGCGGTCTGGTGCTCACCGCGATCGTGTTATGA
- a CDS encoding acyl-CoA dehydrogenase family protein: MIEWSETDLMVRDTVRQFVDKEIRPNLDALETGEMPPYPIARKLFSQFGLDALAAESVKKMLDRDRAGTDEKQDGAEESGGMAAQASMVAVLVSEIARVSIGLLSTASVSLGLGAATIMSRGTLAQKERWLPDLMTLNKIAAWAITEPDSGSDAFGGMKTYVRRDGQDYILNGQKTFITNGPYADVLVVYAKLDDGQADKRNRPVLVFVLDSGMPGLTQGKPFKKMGMMSSPTGELFFDNVRLSPDRLLGESENPGDGDGRESARANFAAERIGIAMMALGIINECHRLCVDYAKSRTLWGKNIGQFQLIQLKLAKMEIARMNVQNMVFHTIERQRTGKALTLAEASAIKLYSSEAATDVAMDAVQLFGGNGYMAEYRVEQLARDAKSLMIYAGSNEVQVTHIAKGLLTG, translated from the coding sequence GTGATCGAGTGGTCCGAAACCGATCTGATGGTGCGCGACACCGTCCGTCAGTTCGTCGACAAGGAGATCCGGCCCAACCTGGACGCGCTGGAGACCGGCGAGATGCCGCCTTATCCGATCGCGCGCAAACTGTTCAGTCAATTCGGATTGGACGCGTTGGCCGCGGAGTCGGTGAAGAAGATGCTCGACCGCGACCGCGCGGGGACAGACGAAAAGCAGGACGGTGCGGAGGAATCCGGCGGAATGGCCGCGCAGGCGTCGATGGTGGCCGTGCTGGTCTCCGAAATCGCCCGGGTCAGCATCGGGCTGCTGAGCACCGCATCGGTCAGCCTGGGCTTGGGCGCGGCGACCATCATGAGCCGCGGCACCCTGGCCCAAAAGGAACGCTGGCTGCCGGACCTGATGACGCTCAACAAGATCGCCGCTTGGGCCATCACCGAACCCGACTCCGGCTCGGATGCGTTCGGTGGCATGAAGACCTATGTCAGGCGGGACGGGCAGGACTACATCCTCAACGGCCAGAAGACATTCATCACCAACGGCCCGTACGCCGACGTGCTGGTGGTCTACGCCAAGCTGGACGACGGCCAGGCGGACAAGCGCAACCGGCCGGTGCTGGTGTTCGTGCTCGATTCCGGCATGCCTGGACTCACCCAGGGCAAGCCGTTCAAGAAGATGGGCATGATGTCCTCGCCGACGGGTGAGTTGTTCTTCGACAACGTGCGGCTGAGCCCGGACCGGTTGCTCGGTGAGAGCGAGAACCCCGGCGACGGTGACGGCAGAGAAAGTGCCCGCGCCAATTTTGCCGCTGAACGGATCGGCATCGCCATGATGGCGCTGGGCATCATCAACGAGTGCCACCGGCTGTGTGTGGACTACGCGAAAAGTCGCACGTTGTGGGGCAAGAACATCGGGCAGTTCCAGTTGATCCAGCTCAAGCTGGCGAAAATGGAGATCGCCCGAATGAACGTGCAGAACATGGTTTTTCACACCATCGAGCGTCAACGGACCGGCAAGGCGCTGACGCTGGCCGAGGCGTCGGCGATCAAGCTGTACTCGTCGGAGGCCGCCACCGATGTCGCGATGGATGCCGTGCAATTGTTCGGTGGCAACGGCTATATGGCGGAATACCGCGTAGAACAGCTTGCGCGCGATGCAAAATCGCTGATGATCTACGCGGGCAGCAACGAGGTCCAGGTGACCCACATCGCCAAGGGGCTGTTGACCGGCTGA